The following is a genomic window from Staphylococcus saccharolyticus.
GTCTGGGGGCCCTAACAAAGAGAATTTCATCCAGAAATTCAACAGACAACGCAAGTTGGTTTTCGTTGTCATGGTGAGACAACGAATTCAATATGAATTCTATCCCACTCCTCTTTTTACTATTAATGATTAAAATGGGTTTCAATGAATCGTGTCACTCGCCTCGTTTGGATATAACCATCAGCAACGTATTCGTCATTCATTGTGATTAAAGGATAAAATAATTCATCATCATTTATTCTTTCAATAAACTGCTCATCATGATCAGTTAAGTTGTCAGTATCATTTTCAATATCAATATATGTAAACTCAAAATGATGTTTAGGAAGCTTTCGCTTTAATAATGGTTGGAGCCACTGATAGGTATCTTTAGAAGTTGGTGCATTCACACAACTTGCACAT
Proteins encoded in this region:
- a CDS encoding YuzD family protein, encoding MAKISVVVYGADVACASCVNAPTSKDTYQWLQPLLKRKLPKHHFEFTYIDIENDTDNLTDHDEQFIERINDDELFYPLITMNDEYVADGYIQTRRVTRFIETHFNH